A genomic region of Miscanthus floridulus cultivar M001 chromosome 3, ASM1932011v1, whole genome shotgun sequence contains the following coding sequences:
- the LOC136543897 gene encoding uncharacterized protein, whose amino-acid sequence MGTTCLTKVLMDGDSGLNILYASTLDKMSIPRSSLCPSTALFYGIVPAKEAMPLGHIQLNVTFGQPDNFYKEPLTFEVINFLGVYHGLLNRPCFAKFMAIPNYTYLKLKMPSPKGVITVEGSFEQAYYCEQDYVPKKGVMEEAAKTMMVLD is encoded by the exons ATGGGCACCACgtgcctcactaaggtgctgatggacggggatagtggcctcaacatactctacgccAGCACCCTCGACAAGATGAGCATCCCTCGGAGCAGCCTGTGCCCCAGCACGGCGCTGTTCTATGGGATTGTGCCAGCGAAGGAAGCCATGCCCCTTGGGCACATCCAGCTCAATGTCACCTTTGGCCAGCCAGACAACTTCTACAAGGAgcccctcacctttgaggtcatCAACTTCCTCGGTGTCTACCATGGCCTCCTCAATCGACCGTGCTTCgctaagttcatggccatccccaactacacctacctcaagctcaagatgcctagcccgaagggggtcatcaccgtcgagggcagcttcgagcaagcctactactgCGAGCAAGACTACGTCCCCAA GAAGGGCGTCATGGAGGAAGCAGCCAAGACGATGATGGTGCTCGACTGA